A window of Polaromonas hydrogenivorans contains these coding sequences:
- a CDS encoding haloacid dehalogenase type II has translation MEKIRPTRTEPLRAVLFDAYGTLFDVYSVGLLAEQLFPGRGQALGVMWRDKQIEYTHLVSTSSGGAHYQPFWELTRAALVYAIKRIAGDARTECANGQFDAKVEQLMNQYHHLSAFPENREVLQALKSRGVVTGILSNGDPAMLAVAVKSAGLGDLLDHVISVDAIRKYKTHPDAYQLGLQATGLPARQIAFVSCNSWDALAATWFGYQTLWVNRNRLPFETLGTQPTYTGVSLRDVLALPGLGQGAPA, from the coding sequence ATGGAAAAAATCCGCCCCACCCGCACCGAGCCGCTGCGCGCCGTGCTGTTCGACGCCTACGGAACGCTGTTCGACGTGTACAGCGTCGGGCTGCTGGCCGAGCAGCTGTTTCCGGGGCGCGGCCAGGCCCTGGGCGTGATGTGGCGCGACAAGCAGATCGAATACACGCACCTCGTCAGCACCAGCAGCGGCGGCGCGCACTACCAGCCGTTTTGGGAACTGACCCGCGCCGCGCTCGTTTATGCTATTAAAAGAATAGCTGGTGATGCCCGTACTGAGTGCGCAAACGGCCAGTTTGATGCCAAAGTCGAGCAACTGATGAACCAGTACCACCACCTGTCGGCCTTTCCCGAAAACCGCGAGGTGCTGCAGGCGCTGAAAAGCCGGGGCGTGGTCACCGGCATTTTGTCCAACGGCGACCCGGCCATGCTCGCCGTGGCCGTCAAGTCGGCCGGGCTGGGCGACCTGCTCGACCATGTCATCAGCGTCGATGCGATCCGCAAGTACAAGACCCATCCCGACGCCTACCAACTCGGCCTGCAAGCCACCGGCCTGCCGGCGCGGCAGATCGCCTTCGTCAGCTGCAACAGCTGGGACGCGCTGGCCGCCACCTGGTTCGGCTACCAGACGCTCTGGGTCAACCGCAACCGCCTGCCGTTCGAGACGCTGGGCACCCAGCCGACGTACACCGGAGTCAGCCTGCGCGATGTGCTGGCGCTGCCCGGCCTGGGGCAGGGCGCGCCCGCATGA